From Candidatus Bathyarchaeota archaeon, the proteins below share one genomic window:
- a CDS encoding AbrB/MazE/SpoVT family DNA-binding domain-containing protein, whose protein sequence is MSIVEVDEKYRITLPKEVRRSLVPLKGRKAYIVGAGDVVVVRILASDPSEALREILGDFTFDRRSREEAERWLLEQVRST, encoded by the coding sequence ATGTCTATAGTAGAGGTGGATGAGAAGTATCGCATAACCCTGCCGAAGGAGGTGCGAAGGTCCCTAGTCCCGCTGAAGGGCAGGAAAGCCTATATTGTCGGAGCCGGCGACGTCGTGGTGGTGAGGATCCTCGCCTCAGACCCCTCGGAGGCCCTAAGGGAGATACTCGGGGACTTCACCTTCGACAGGAGGAGTAGGGAGGAGGCGGAGAGGTGGCTGCTGGAGCAGGTGAGGAGTACCTAG
- a CDS encoding PIN domain-containing protein — translation MAAGAGEEYLVETDFLFGLRAGDRNFEAVVGALRRCKSGAIKLSVPSSSVVEARAVLYSKGLKPNEVEVALGLMGAKLAENDVMDFIQIELADAVYAERLRIENPNLGFFDSLHAAAAARRGKLLLTSNKAYKGITSLKVRDLSDFIP, via the coding sequence GTGGCTGCTGGAGCAGGTGAGGAGTACCTAGTAGAGACGGACTTCCTGTTTGGCCTCAGGGCTGGAGACCGTAACTTCGAGGCCGTTGTTGGAGCGCTGAGAAGATGTAAGAGCGGAGCCATCAAGCTCTCGGTCCCCTCATCCTCGGTGGTTGAAGCGAGGGCTGTATTGTACTCAAAGGGCCTAAAGCCCAATGAGGTTGAAGTGGCGCTAGGGCTGATGGGCGCCAAGCTCGCGGAGAACGACGTCATGGACTTCATCCAGATCGAGCTTGCTGACGCGGTCTATGCTGAGAGGCTCAGGATCGAGAACCCAAACCTCGGCTTCTTCGACTCCCTCCACGCGGCCGCTGCGGCGAGGAGGGGGAAACTCCTGCTGACCTCTAACAAGGCTTACAAAGGGATAACAAGCCTCAAGGTCAGGGATCTCAGCGATTTTATTCCTTAG
- a CDS encoding PIN domain-containing protein, whose product MEGQAGRVVVFDAYAWCEYVVDGPHAETVAQALQSAYQALTPASALAEVREALERHQVEPSVIKDIMEFIRARSQVVNIDVDVAEKAGEVNFQMKKRAKGWGMLDSFVYAVALLKKGWVLTGDTHFRDLANVIYIGE is encoded by the coding sequence ATGGAGGGCCAGGCTGGTCGAGTGGTGGTGTTCGACGCTTATGCATGGTGTGAGTATGTAGTAGATGGACCTCACGCCGAGACCGTCGCTCAAGCCCTGCAATCCGCTTATCAAGCCCTGACCCCAGCCTCAGCACTGGCAGAGGTTAGGGAAGCTCTAGAGAGGCATCAAGTTGAGCCCAGTGTAATCAAGGATATAATGGAGTTTATCAGGGCTAGAAGCCAAGTGGTGAACATAGATGTCGATGTGGCAGAGAAGGCTGGAGAGGTTAACTTTCAGATGAAGAAGAGGGCCAAGGGCTGGGGTATGCTCGATTCCTTTGTCTACGCTGTGGCCCTCTTAAAAAAGGGGTGGGTTTTAACAGGTGACACCCACTTCAGGGATTTAGCCAACGTCATCTACATCGGAGAGTGA